One part of the Dysidea avara chromosome 10, odDysAvar1.4, whole genome shotgun sequence genome encodes these proteins:
- the LOC136236742 gene encoding uncharacterized protein yields MKNTDNFCFEGKPSHATTKLTLFAVSKDEWDTKEDTGTEWKRARDIASFSSGMAAHIQDTSGSISEKAVAYQRLLLTKQAILRWSSTVFDLLGLISPVTISAKLFLQQLWQEYISWDTTLNDDLLARWKVISDTNATTLPFPCKYAASLLRPQSTHTYLHVFADASLKAYGAVAYIQQDQGLPSFIMSKSRAAPLKQLTLPRLELKAAVLAAKLSSSVKTSLNLDCTVQLWSDSQIVLHWIASHKPLRAFVTNRVEEIHSISTCWKYCPSADNPADLLTRGITAEQLRSSDLWSAWPNWDPAEVLLTCLELECIDQVHSDHTKTDHNPPASVARIININNYSKLTKLLVVTAYTLRLAINARRTSPITTDTLLSPTELAVATVKWIHAVQHDHFPAEVQNLQSQSQRLPLVRQLRLFLDKDMLLRCGRQRVRSLISKCVICKRVAGKPYAALDPPPLVKDQVNATCPFEVTGVDFTGALYIRSGTGEHKVYICLFTCAVSRAIHLEVVVDLTLQCFLQAFHRFTSRRSTPRLMLSDNAATYQAAAEELQKLFTSAALTEDLARRGVEWRFIPKRVPWFGGFWERLIGLTKLTLKKVLGRTYTTLESLQTMTTEMEAVLNNQPLTYVSSDANDIGPITPAHLLHGGPIVTLPHQNVQDDELDDPTYGETTDLRRSVKAQALLLSHYWNRWKTEYLTVLREFHRTTGSNMQKVKVGDVILIHDDTPRIQWKLAIIEDINKEEDGHIRSANVKTSTWED; encoded by the exons atgaaaaatacggacaatttctgttttGAAGgcaagccatcacatgctaccaccaaattgacacttttcgctgtcagcaaagatgaatgggacacaaaggaggacactggtact GAGTGGAAAAGAGCAAGAGACATTGCATCATTCTCGTCAGGCATGGCTGCTCATATTCAAGACACA TCTGGTAGCATATCAGAGAAAGCTGTAGCATATCAGAGATTACTGCTTACCAAACAAGCAATCTTGCGATGGTCCTCGACTGTGTTTGATCTACTTGGCTTGATATCACCAGTCACAATTTCTGCCAAACTATTCCTTCAGCAACTATGGCAGGAGTACATTAGCTGGGACACCACATTGAATGACGATCTTCTTGCCAGGTGGAAAGTTATTTCAGATACAAATGCTACTACGCTACCGTTTCCCTGCAAGTATGCTGCCTCACTATTGAGACCTCAGAGTACGCACACTTATCTACATGTGTTTGCTGATGCCAGCCTTAAAGCTTACGGAGCTGTGGCATACATCCAGCAGGACCAAGGCTTACCTTCATTCATCATGTCAAAGTCAAGGGCTGCTCCACTTAAGCAACTAACATTGCCAAGGCTTGAGTTGAAGGCTGCTGTGCTTGCAGCTAAACTTAGCTCCTCTGTCAAGACATCCTTAAACCTTGACTGTActgtgcaactgtggtcagacagTCAGATTGTCCTGCACTGGATAGCCAGTCACAAGCCACTACGAGCATTCGTTACCAATAGAGTTGAAGAGATTCACTCAATATCTACCTGCTGGAAGTACTGTCCCTCAGCAGACAACCCAGCTGATCTCTTGACTAGAGGCATTACTGCTGAGCAGCTCAGATCGTCAGATCTCTGG TCTGCCTGGCCAAACTGGGACCCTGCAGAGGTTCTGCTCACCTGTCTAGAATTAGAATGCATTGACCAGGTACACAGTGACCACACTAAAACCGACCATAATCCCCCAGCGTCAGTGGCAAGGATTATCAACATCAACAATTACAGCAAACTAACCAAGCTGCTAGTGGTCACTGCATACACACTGCGGCTTGCCATTAATGCCAGACGCACATCCCCCATTACAACAGACACACTTTTATCACCAACAGAACTTGCAGTAGCTACAGTGAAGTGGATCCATGCTGTTCAACATGATCATTTCCCAGCAGAAGTTCAGAACCTGCAGTCACAATCACAGAGGCTGCCATTAGTACGACAGTTGAGGTTGTTCTTGGACAAGGACATGCTACTTAGGTGCG GCAGACAACGAGTGCGATCACTCATCAGCAAGTGTGTCATCTGCAAGAGAGTTGCAGGTAAACCTTATGCTGCTCTAGACCCACCTCCACTAGTCAAGGATCAGGTGAATGCCACATGCCCCTTTGAAGTTACTGGTGTGGATTTTACAGGGGCCCTGTATATCCGTAGTGGCACTGGAGAACATAAGGTTTACATTTGCCTCTTCACCTGTGCGGTATCCAGAGCAATACATTTAGAAGTTGTTGTTGATCTAACCCTGCAGTGTTTTTTACAGGCATTTCACAGATTCACCAGCCGGAGATCAACCCCACGACTGATGCTGTCAGATAACGCAGCCACCTATCAAGCAGCGGCGGAGGAGCTGCAGAAGTTATTCACATCTGCAGCACTGACAGAAGACTTAGCCAGACGAGGTGTTGAGTGGCGCTTTATTCCCAAAAGAGTCCCGTGGTTTGGAGGATTTTGGGAACGGCTCATCGGACTCACCAAGTTGACACTGAAGAAGGTACTAGGCCGAACGTACACCACCTTGGAGAGCCTCCAAACCATGACAACTGAAATGGAAGCAGTACTCAATAACCAGCCACTCACATATGTATCATCAGATGCCAATGATATTGGACCAATTACCCCTGCTCATCTGCTGCATGGTGGACCAATAGTTACCTTGCCACACCAAAATGTCCAAGATGATGAACTGGATGACCCGACATATGGTGAGACCACAGACTTGAGGAGAAGTGTGAAAGCCCAGGCTTTACTACTCTCACATTATTGGAATAGATGGAAGACAGAGTACCTCACTGTGCTACGTGAGTTTCATCGAACAACAGGCTCCAACATGCAGAAGGTGAAGGTGGGAGATGTCATATTGATTCATGACGACACCCCCAGGATACAATGGAAGTTGGCCATCATTGAAGATATCAATAAGGAAGAAGACGGACACATCCGCTCGGCCAATGTGAAAACATCCACTTGGGAAGACTAA